The bacterium genome has a window encoding:
- a CDS encoding ABC transporter ATP-binding protein: MPPAVSVEGLTKTYGSVTALAGVSFTVDEGEVLAILGPNGAGKTTAVEILEGYRRADSGAISVLGHDPASGGREFRDRIGIVLQETGIEFVLTVREAIDIYARSYSRRLPTDELIDLVGLDGKADARIKTLSGGQKRRLDLALGLAGDPELLFLDEPTTGFDPSARRKSWAMIEGLTELGKTILLTTHYLDEAQHLADRIIVLAGGSVVAEGTADSLGEGRASSTISFTAEGADGPPRLEGGPVMAGHTVTYRSASVTADLLALTTWATERGIELGGLEVSRPSLEDVYLDIVGETGNGGRSS, translated from the coding sequence GTGCCCCCGGCAGTCAGCGTCGAAGGCCTAACCAAGACCTACGGCTCCGTCACCGCATTGGCGGGGGTCAGCTTCACGGTCGACGAGGGTGAGGTGCTGGCGATCCTCGGTCCGAACGGCGCCGGCAAGACCACTGCGGTGGAGATCCTGGAGGGCTACCGGCGGGCGGACAGCGGCGCGATCAGTGTGTTGGGCCACGATCCGGCATCCGGCGGTCGGGAGTTTCGCGACCGGATCGGGATCGTCCTCCAGGAGACCGGAATCGAGTTCGTGTTGACGGTCCGGGAGGCCATCGACATCTACGCCCGGTCCTATTCCCGCCGGCTACCCACGGACGAGTTGATTGACCTGGTGGGGCTGGATGGCAAGGCCGATGCCCGCATCAAGACGCTTTCCGGCGGTCAGAAGCGCCGGCTCGATCTCGCGCTGGGACTGGCCGGGGATCCCGAGCTGTTGTTCCTGGACGAGCCCACCACGGGGTTCGATCCGTCCGCCCGCCGCAAGTCCTGGGCGATGATCGAAGGCCTGACCGAGTTGGGCAAGACCATCCTGCTCACCACCCATTACCTCGACGAAGCCCAGCATCTGGCGGATCGGATCATCGTCCTGGCCGGCGGTTCCGTAGTCGCCGAAGGAACGGCCGATTCGCTGGGCGAGGGCCGTGCGTCCAGCACTATCTCGTTCACCGCCGAGGGCGCGGACGGGCCTCCTCGACTGGAGGGCGGTCCGGTCATGGCCGGCCACACCGTCACCTACAGGTCCGCCTCGGTGACCGCCGATCTGCTGGCGCTTACGACCTGGGCCACGGAGCGGGGGATCGAGTTGGGCGGCCTGGAAGTGAGCAGGCCCAGCCTTGAGGATGTCTATCTCGACATCGTGGGTGAGACCGGGAACGGGGGTCGGTCATCATGA